A window from Drosophila willistoni isolate 14030-0811.24 chromosome XR unlocalized genomic scaffold, UCI_dwil_1.1 Seg143, whole genome shotgun sequence encodes these proteins:
- the LOC6645575 gene encoding cell death protein rpr, protein MAVAFYIPDQATLLRKAEQQEQQILRLRESQWRFLATIVLETLRQLVDTTASQCLPRSGRKCSKWRKPSQ, encoded by the coding sequence atggctGTGGCCTTCTATATCCCAGATCAGGCAACGCTCCTGCGTAAAGCCGAACAACAGGAGCAACAAATCCTACGACTACGTGAATCTCAATGGCGTTTCCTGGCCACCATAGTGTTGGAAACATTGCGTCAATTGGTGGACACAACGGCAAGTCAATGTTTGCCGCGTTCCGGACGCAAATGCAGCAAATGGCGTAAACCATCACAATAA